From a single Nematostella vectensis chromosome 3, jaNemVect1.1, whole genome shotgun sequence genomic region:
- the LOC5514202 gene encoding protein REDUCED WALL ACETYLATION 3 isoform X3: MHSFTNTPPADMSSLGLPGEHSFLSPRGTHTLHQRAFLFFWLSALLLWAVKSLVRALHLQRHFNKNQEHIKIATVENGLTANPAKHESNSVPDVTEKEQVAETEKEHKPATPASDRLPFGTFLKSIALLGAIMFYFYICDYDHFFPAGTRVYSRDVFVFLYLVLMVVAVCFTTRECKDKILNRDQTEEWKGIMQVLFVWYHYFKAAETYNAIRVFIAAYVWMTGFGNFSFFWIRQDFSLYRMLKMLFRLNFLVVITCIVTTNEYMLYYICPMHTFWFLSVYAMMRPLYKRNADPKVMAAKFGIYFVLVFLIFDVSGVGEMVFKPFYPILSYRKSLHEWMFRAGLDHYATFLGMLCAYFYPNFEKFMSSLELEVCDRKTQVTHLLVKFGIAAALVTSVGFWWCHVFVLPKFDYNKLHPYYSCIPLLAYIYLRNILPSLRTRYIHMFCWLGRITLETYISQLHVYLQADAKMLIVYIPGYPLLNFALATVIYLCLSYTLFHLTVDLSAYLIPKDFKLMGKRLIMGCGWFVGCYLCAAVFLVSKPSTTSNL; encoded by the exons ATGCATTCCTTCACAAATACGCCACCAG CAGATATGAGTAGTCTAGGGCTTCCAGGGGAACACAGCTTTCTTTCCCCTAGGGGGACCCACACCCTGCACCAAAGAGCTTTCCTCTTCTTCTGGCTGTCGGCGCTGTTGTTATGGGCTGTTAAAAGCCTGGTGCGAGCACTACACCTGCAGAGGCACTTCAATAAAA accAAGAACATATTAAAATAGCCACTGTAGAAAACGGGCTAACGGCGAATCCAGCAAAGCATGAATCAAATTCAGTACCTGATGTAACAGAGAAAGAGCAAGTGGCGGAAACTGAAAAAGAACATAAGCCAGCGACACCAGCCAGCGATCGTCTGCCATTCGGGACCTTTCTCAAGTCCATTGCGCTGCTCGGGGCTATCATGTTTTACTTTTACATTTGCGACTACGATCACTTCTTTCCAGCGGGTACACGCGTGTACTCACGTGACGTGTTTGTGTTCCTGTACCTCGTTTTGATGGTCGTGGCTGTGTGTTTTACGACGCGCGAATGCAAGGATAAAATTCTAAATCGTGATCAGACCGAAGAATGGAAAGGGATCATGCAAGTCTTGTTTGTATGGTATCATTACTTCAAGGCTGCGGAGACGTATAACGCAATTCGTGTGTTTATCGCGGCTTACGTGTGGATGACTGGCTTCG GCAACTTCTCCTTCTTCTGGATTCGTCAGGACTTCAGCTTGTACCGCATGCTCAAGATGCTCTTTCGACTCAACTTTCTCGTGGTGATCACTTGCATCGTGACGACCAATGAGTATATGTTATACTACATTTGCCCCATGCATACCTTTTGGTTCCTCTCCGTCTACGCCATGATGAGACCGCTGTATAAACGGAACGCGGACCCCAAAGTCATGGCAGCGAAGTTCGGTATCTATTTTGTCCTCGTTTTCCTAATTTTTGATGTCTCCGGTGTAGGGGAAATGGTTTTCAAACCCTTCTACCCGATCCTAAGTTACCGTAAGTCCCTTCACGAGTGGATGTTTCGCGCCGGTCTAGATCACTACGCTACTTTTTTAGGAATGCTCTGTGCGTACTTTTATCCCAACTTCGAGAAATTCATGTCAAGTCTAGAACTCGAGGTCTGCGACCGAaaaacacaggtaacccatctGCTCGTCAAGTTTGGCATAGCTGCTGCCTTGGTTACCTCGGTTGGATTTTGGTGGTGTCACGTGTTTGTCCTACCCAAGTTCGACTACAACAAGCTTCACCCATACTACTCATGCATTCCCCTTCTTGCGTACATCTATTTGCGCAACATCCTGCCATCCCTGCGAACTCGGTACATCCACATGTTCTGCTGGCTTGGCAGGATCACCCTTGAGACCTACATCTCCCAGCTTCACGTCTATCTGCAAGCGGACGCTAAGATGCTAATAGTCTACATCCCTGGCTACCCGCTGTTAAACTTTGCGCTAGCGACCGTTATTTACCTGTGCTTGTCGTATACGCTGTTCCACCTGACAGTAGACCTGAGTGCGTATCTCATCCCTAAAGACTTCAAACTCATGGGTAAAAGGTTGATAATGGGGTGTGGCTGGTTTGTAGGCTGCTATCTATGTGCAGCTGTCTTCTTGGTTTCCAAACCTTCCACTACATCCAATCTTTGA
- the LOC5514202 gene encoding protein REDUCED WALL ACETYLATION 3 isoform X4 has product MSSLGLPGEHSFLSPRGTHTLHQRAFLFFWLSALLLWAVKSLVRALHLQRHFNKNQEHIKIATVENGLTANPAKHESNSVPDVTEKEQVAETEKEHKPATPASDRLPFGTFLKSIALLGAIMFYFYICDYDHFFPAGTRVYSRDVFVFLYLVLMVVAVCFTTRECKDKILNRDQTEEWKGIMQVLFVWYHYFKAAETYNAIRVFIAAYVWMTGFGNFSFFWIRQDFSLYRMLKMLFRLNFLVVITCIVTTNEYMLYYICPMHTFWFLSVYAMMRPLYKRNADPKVMAAKFGIYFVLVFLIFDVSGVGEMVFKPFYPILSYRKSLHEWMFRAGLDHYATFLGMLCAYFYPNFEKFMSSLELEVCDRKTQVTHLLVKFGIAAALVTSVGFWWCHVFVLPKFDYNKLHPYYSCIPLLAYIYLRNILPSLRTRYIHMFCWLGRITLETYISQLHVYLQADAKMLIVYIPGYPLLNFALATVIYLCLSYTLFHLTVDLSAYLIPKDFKLMGKRLIMGCGWFVGCYLCAAVFLVSKPSTTSNL; this is encoded by the exons ATGAGTAGTCTAGGGCTTCCAGGGGAACACAGCTTTCTTTCCCCTAGGGGGACCCACACCCTGCACCAAAGAGCTTTCCTCTTCTTCTGGCTGTCGGCGCTGTTGTTATGGGCTGTTAAAAGCCTGGTGCGAGCACTACACCTGCAGAGGCACTTCAATAAAA accAAGAACATATTAAAATAGCCACTGTAGAAAACGGGCTAACGGCGAATCCAGCAAAGCATGAATCAAATTCAGTACCTGATGTAACAGAGAAAGAGCAAGTGGCGGAAACTGAAAAAGAACATAAGCCAGCGACACCAGCCAGCGATCGTCTGCCATTCGGGACCTTTCTCAAGTCCATTGCGCTGCTCGGGGCTATCATGTTTTACTTTTACATTTGCGACTACGATCACTTCTTTCCAGCGGGTACACGCGTGTACTCACGTGACGTGTTTGTGTTCCTGTACCTCGTTTTGATGGTCGTGGCTGTGTGTTTTACGACGCGCGAATGCAAGGATAAAATTCTAAATCGTGATCAGACCGAAGAATGGAAAGGGATCATGCAAGTCTTGTTTGTATGGTATCATTACTTCAAGGCTGCGGAGACGTATAACGCAATTCGTGTGTTTATCGCGGCTTACGTGTGGATGACTGGCTTCG GCAACTTCTCCTTCTTCTGGATTCGTCAGGACTTCAGCTTGTACCGCATGCTCAAGATGCTCTTTCGACTCAACTTTCTCGTGGTGATCACTTGCATCGTGACGACCAATGAGTATATGTTATACTACATTTGCCCCATGCATACCTTTTGGTTCCTCTCCGTCTACGCCATGATGAGACCGCTGTATAAACGGAACGCGGACCCCAAAGTCATGGCAGCGAAGTTCGGTATCTATTTTGTCCTCGTTTTCCTAATTTTTGATGTCTCCGGTGTAGGGGAAATGGTTTTCAAACCCTTCTACCCGATCCTAAGTTACCGTAAGTCCCTTCACGAGTGGATGTTTCGCGCCGGTCTAGATCACTACGCTACTTTTTTAGGAATGCTCTGTGCGTACTTTTATCCCAACTTCGAGAAATTCATGTCAAGTCTAGAACTCGAGGTCTGCGACCGAaaaacacaggtaacccatctGCTCGTCAAGTTTGGCATAGCTGCTGCCTTGGTTACCTCGGTTGGATTTTGGTGGTGTCACGTGTTTGTCCTACCCAAGTTCGACTACAACAAGCTTCACCCATACTACTCATGCATTCCCCTTCTTGCGTACATCTATTTGCGCAACATCCTGCCATCCCTGCGAACTCGGTACATCCACATGTTCTGCTGGCTTGGCAGGATCACCCTTGAGACCTACATCTCCCAGCTTCACGTCTATCTGCAAGCGGACGCTAAGATGCTAATAGTCTACATCCCTGGCTACCCGCTGTTAAACTTTGCGCTAGCGACCGTTATTTACCTGTGCTTGTCGTATACGCTGTTCCACCTGACAGTAGACCTGAGTGCGTATCTCATCCCTAAAGACTTCAAACTCATGGGTAAAAGGTTGATAATGGGGTGTGGCTGGTTTGTAGGCTGCTATCTATGTGCAGCTGTCTTCTTGGTTTCCAAACCTTCCACTACATCCAATCTTTGA
- the LOC5514202 gene encoding protein REDUCED WALL ACETYLATION 3 isoform X1 has translation MHSFTNTPPGNQTWADMSSLGLPGEHSFLSPRGTHTLHQRAFLFFWLSALLLWAVKSLVRALHLQRHFNKNQEHIKIATVENGLTANPAKHESNSVPDVTEKEQVAETEKEHKPATPASDRLPFGTFLKSIALLGAIMFYFYICDYDHFFPAGTRVYSRDVFVFLYLVLMVVAVCFTTRECKDKILNRDQTEEWKGIMQVLFVWYHYFKAAETYNAIRVFIAAYVWMTGFGNFSFFWIRQDFSLYRMLKMLFRLNFLVVITCIVTTNEYMLYYICPMHTFWFLSVYAMMRPLYKRNADPKVMAAKFGIYFVLVFLIFDVSGVGEMVFKPFYPILSYRKSLHEWMFRAGLDHYATFLGMLCAYFYPNFEKFMSSLELEVCDRKTQVTHLLVKFGIAAALVTSVGFWWCHVFVLPKFDYNKLHPYYSCIPLLAYIYLRNILPSLRTRYIHMFCWLGRITLETYISQLHVYLQADAKMLIVYIPGYPLLNFALATVIYLCLSYTLFHLTVDLSAYLIPKDFKLMGKRLIMGCGWFVGCYLCAAVFLVSKPSTTSNL, from the exons ATGCATTCCTTCACAAATACGCCACCAGGCAACCAAACATGGG CAGATATGAGTAGTCTAGGGCTTCCAGGGGAACACAGCTTTCTTTCCCCTAGGGGGACCCACACCCTGCACCAAAGAGCTTTCCTCTTCTTCTGGCTGTCGGCGCTGTTGTTATGGGCTGTTAAAAGCCTGGTGCGAGCACTACACCTGCAGAGGCACTTCAATAAAA accAAGAACATATTAAAATAGCCACTGTAGAAAACGGGCTAACGGCGAATCCAGCAAAGCATGAATCAAATTCAGTACCTGATGTAACAGAGAAAGAGCAAGTGGCGGAAACTGAAAAAGAACATAAGCCAGCGACACCAGCCAGCGATCGTCTGCCATTCGGGACCTTTCTCAAGTCCATTGCGCTGCTCGGGGCTATCATGTTTTACTTTTACATTTGCGACTACGATCACTTCTTTCCAGCGGGTACACGCGTGTACTCACGTGACGTGTTTGTGTTCCTGTACCTCGTTTTGATGGTCGTGGCTGTGTGTTTTACGACGCGCGAATGCAAGGATAAAATTCTAAATCGTGATCAGACCGAAGAATGGAAAGGGATCATGCAAGTCTTGTTTGTATGGTATCATTACTTCAAGGCTGCGGAGACGTATAACGCAATTCGTGTGTTTATCGCGGCTTACGTGTGGATGACTGGCTTCG GCAACTTCTCCTTCTTCTGGATTCGTCAGGACTTCAGCTTGTACCGCATGCTCAAGATGCTCTTTCGACTCAACTTTCTCGTGGTGATCACTTGCATCGTGACGACCAATGAGTATATGTTATACTACATTTGCCCCATGCATACCTTTTGGTTCCTCTCCGTCTACGCCATGATGAGACCGCTGTATAAACGGAACGCGGACCCCAAAGTCATGGCAGCGAAGTTCGGTATCTATTTTGTCCTCGTTTTCCTAATTTTTGATGTCTCCGGTGTAGGGGAAATGGTTTTCAAACCCTTCTACCCGATCCTAAGTTACCGTAAGTCCCTTCACGAGTGGATGTTTCGCGCCGGTCTAGATCACTACGCTACTTTTTTAGGAATGCTCTGTGCGTACTTTTATCCCAACTTCGAGAAATTCATGTCAAGTCTAGAACTCGAGGTCTGCGACCGAaaaacacaggtaacccatctGCTCGTCAAGTTTGGCATAGCTGCTGCCTTGGTTACCTCGGTTGGATTTTGGTGGTGTCACGTGTTTGTCCTACCCAAGTTCGACTACAACAAGCTTCACCCATACTACTCATGCATTCCCCTTCTTGCGTACATCTATTTGCGCAACATCCTGCCATCCCTGCGAACTCGGTACATCCACATGTTCTGCTGGCTTGGCAGGATCACCCTTGAGACCTACATCTCCCAGCTTCACGTCTATCTGCAAGCGGACGCTAAGATGCTAATAGTCTACATCCCTGGCTACCCGCTGTTAAACTTTGCGCTAGCGACCGTTATTTACCTGTGCTTGTCGTATACGCTGTTCCACCTGACAGTAGACCTGAGTGCGTATCTCATCCCTAAAGACTTCAAACTCATGGGTAAAAGGTTGATAATGGGGTGTGGCTGGTTTGTAGGCTGCTATCTATGTGCAGCTGTCTTCTTGGTTTCCAAACCTTCCACTACATCCAATCTTTGA
- the LOC5514202 gene encoding protein REDUCED WALL ACETYLATION 3 isoform X2: MHSFTNTPPGNQTWDMSSLGLPGEHSFLSPRGTHTLHQRAFLFFWLSALLLWAVKSLVRALHLQRHFNKNQEHIKIATVENGLTANPAKHESNSVPDVTEKEQVAETEKEHKPATPASDRLPFGTFLKSIALLGAIMFYFYICDYDHFFPAGTRVYSRDVFVFLYLVLMVVAVCFTTRECKDKILNRDQTEEWKGIMQVLFVWYHYFKAAETYNAIRVFIAAYVWMTGFGNFSFFWIRQDFSLYRMLKMLFRLNFLVVITCIVTTNEYMLYYICPMHTFWFLSVYAMMRPLYKRNADPKVMAAKFGIYFVLVFLIFDVSGVGEMVFKPFYPILSYRKSLHEWMFRAGLDHYATFLGMLCAYFYPNFEKFMSSLELEVCDRKTQVTHLLVKFGIAAALVTSVGFWWCHVFVLPKFDYNKLHPYYSCIPLLAYIYLRNILPSLRTRYIHMFCWLGRITLETYISQLHVYLQADAKMLIVYIPGYPLLNFALATVIYLCLSYTLFHLTVDLSAYLIPKDFKLMGKRLIMGCGWFVGCYLCAAVFLVSKPSTTSNL; encoded by the exons ATGCATTCCTTCACAAATACGCCACCAGGCAACCAAACATGGG ATATGAGTAGTCTAGGGCTTCCAGGGGAACACAGCTTTCTTTCCCCTAGGGGGACCCACACCCTGCACCAAAGAGCTTTCCTCTTCTTCTGGCTGTCGGCGCTGTTGTTATGGGCTGTTAAAAGCCTGGTGCGAGCACTACACCTGCAGAGGCACTTCAATAAAA accAAGAACATATTAAAATAGCCACTGTAGAAAACGGGCTAACGGCGAATCCAGCAAAGCATGAATCAAATTCAGTACCTGATGTAACAGAGAAAGAGCAAGTGGCGGAAACTGAAAAAGAACATAAGCCAGCGACACCAGCCAGCGATCGTCTGCCATTCGGGACCTTTCTCAAGTCCATTGCGCTGCTCGGGGCTATCATGTTTTACTTTTACATTTGCGACTACGATCACTTCTTTCCAGCGGGTACACGCGTGTACTCACGTGACGTGTTTGTGTTCCTGTACCTCGTTTTGATGGTCGTGGCTGTGTGTTTTACGACGCGCGAATGCAAGGATAAAATTCTAAATCGTGATCAGACCGAAGAATGGAAAGGGATCATGCAAGTCTTGTTTGTATGGTATCATTACTTCAAGGCTGCGGAGACGTATAACGCAATTCGTGTGTTTATCGCGGCTTACGTGTGGATGACTGGCTTCG GCAACTTCTCCTTCTTCTGGATTCGTCAGGACTTCAGCTTGTACCGCATGCTCAAGATGCTCTTTCGACTCAACTTTCTCGTGGTGATCACTTGCATCGTGACGACCAATGAGTATATGTTATACTACATTTGCCCCATGCATACCTTTTGGTTCCTCTCCGTCTACGCCATGATGAGACCGCTGTATAAACGGAACGCGGACCCCAAAGTCATGGCAGCGAAGTTCGGTATCTATTTTGTCCTCGTTTTCCTAATTTTTGATGTCTCCGGTGTAGGGGAAATGGTTTTCAAACCCTTCTACCCGATCCTAAGTTACCGTAAGTCCCTTCACGAGTGGATGTTTCGCGCCGGTCTAGATCACTACGCTACTTTTTTAGGAATGCTCTGTGCGTACTTTTATCCCAACTTCGAGAAATTCATGTCAAGTCTAGAACTCGAGGTCTGCGACCGAaaaacacaggtaacccatctGCTCGTCAAGTTTGGCATAGCTGCTGCCTTGGTTACCTCGGTTGGATTTTGGTGGTGTCACGTGTTTGTCCTACCCAAGTTCGACTACAACAAGCTTCACCCATACTACTCATGCATTCCCCTTCTTGCGTACATCTATTTGCGCAACATCCTGCCATCCCTGCGAACTCGGTACATCCACATGTTCTGCTGGCTTGGCAGGATCACCCTTGAGACCTACATCTCCCAGCTTCACGTCTATCTGCAAGCGGACGCTAAGATGCTAATAGTCTACATCCCTGGCTACCCGCTGTTAAACTTTGCGCTAGCGACCGTTATTTACCTGTGCTTGTCGTATACGCTGTTCCACCTGACAGTAGACCTGAGTGCGTATCTCATCCCTAAAGACTTCAAACTCATGGGTAAAAGGTTGATAATGGGGTGTGGCTGGTTTGTAGGCTGCTATCTATGTGCAGCTGTCTTCTTGGTTTCCAAACCTTCCACTACATCCAATCTTTGA